From the Lolium rigidum isolate FL_2022 chromosome 2, APGP_CSIRO_Lrig_0.1, whole genome shotgun sequence genome, one window contains:
- the LOC124688926 gene encoding protein G1-like6, which produces MDHHHHHHHHHHHMIPGQEPSAADGATHQDNFFLGPAGVGIFGGAIGASGAGSSSSAAAAGGASGTSAGGVGGGGGPSPSGSSPSLSRYESQKRRDWNTFGQYLRNHRPPLSLSRCSGAHVLEFLKYMDQFGKTKVHTPVCPFYGHPNPPAPCPCPLRQAWGSLDALIGRLRAAYEENGGTPEMNPFGARAVRLYLREVRETQARARGISYEKKKRKKPSSSSSAAAGGPSSEGSPPPGPSGSGGGDTSASPHFIMP; this is translated from the coding sequence AtggatcaccaccatcaccaccaccaccaccatcatcacatGATCCCGGGCCAAGAACCGTCGGCAGCTGACGGCGCCACCCATCAAGACAACTTCTTCCTCGGCCCTGCCGGTGTCGGCATCTTCGGTGGCGCCATCGGCGCGTCCGGAGCCGgctcgtcctcgtcggccgccgCAGCGGGGGGAGCCTCCGGGACCTCTgctggcggcgtcggcggcggaggagggccaTCGCCTTCCGGGTCGTCGCCGTCTCTGAGCCGGTACGAGTCGCAGAAGCGGCGGGACTGGAACACGTTCGGGCAGTACCTGCGGAACCACCGGCCGCCGCTCTCGCTGTCGCGGTGCAGCGGCGCGCACGTGCTGGAGTTCCTCAAGTACATGGACCAGTTCGGCAAGACCAAGGTGCACACGCCGGTGTGCCCCTTCTACGGCCACCCCAACCCGCCGGCGCCGTGCCCCTGCCCGCTGCGCCAGGCATGGGGCTCCCTCGACGCGCTCATCGGCCGCCTCCGCGCCGCCTACGAGGAGAACGGTGGCACGCCCGAGATGAACCCCTTCGGCGCGCGCGCCGTCCGCCTCTACCTGCGTGAGGTGCGAGAGACGCAGGCGCGGGCAAGGGGGATCAGCTACGAGAAGAAGAAGCGCAAgaagccgtcgtcctcgtcgtcggccGCGGCCGGGGGACCGTCGTCGGAGGGGAGCCCACCTCCCGGCCCGTccggcagcggcggaggcgaCACGTCGGCGTCGCCACACTTCATCATGCCGTGA